The Lolium rigidum isolate FL_2022 chromosome 2, APGP_CSIRO_Lrig_0.1, whole genome shotgun sequence genomic interval TGGAGGATCCCACCCTTCCATGTATTGTCTCTTTGGTTCTTCATTCTCTTCCTCACCACTCTCCTCTTTTAAGCTCATGTTTTGATCTTTCCCTTCTCGCAAAATATTAGTGCTCTCTTGGGAAACAATTCTCCTCTTATCATTGTCAACAAAATAGGTATTATCAATGAAATAAattatgcaataatcaaggaaaCGAGATGTTGCACTTTTGAATTTACTAGACACACCACGAGTTTCATAATTTTCATCAAAGGAAGTGACTATCTCATAATCCACCACAAAAACAACAAAATTCTCTAGTAGCTTGTTCCATCCTAGGATGCACATAACTCATCGTATGGTAAGCTGCAATTAAATGTTCTTTATTAAACCTACATTGAAACTCAAAGAGTCTACCAAATATTTTAGAGCACCAAATTATACCATGAAATTCAAAAAACCTCATAGCAATATCATCTATGACTATCAAGAAACCTTCTAACTCTTTCCCTTCTCGTGGTTCTCTATATTTTAccgtagcaatatttctagtagcATTCAAATAACTCAGTAATGAGGTGTTCAACATTTCCTTTGCATACATAGTAGGATTTTTATGGGTTTTAACAtgataaatacaatatttaaaggaaactaataaaaaggaaaataagaagaaaaaaattTGCAAAATGTAAAGGAAGTAAGAAGATGACAATCAAGCCTAGAGAGATGGACCTCCAAGAGCTTGAATGATTACCGTGCCATGAAGAATGTTGTTGATGGTGGATCAAGAAATGTCAACAACTCTAGAATCTTATGTGGTTGTAATATGTGTAGGAAATCTCAGACAACTACGCTAGAAAGAGTTGTTGCCGAGGGACTTGAGATGGTCAACACATCCTCAACAATGTATGTGAAGTTACTAGAGATCGCTATTGGGTCGTAtgctgatctctcttgaagatggagtcgaggaagacatcggtagcaacttctatggcgtgtgtgttggcgtatgctgagagtctgcttgactggatgtgcttctcatctgataTTGAGCGGCCTGGGAAGgtatttggtttttggatgatatgagttggtgaattgtcacccccttcatccctctgtaggtttagtgaggtggcttcgagtttgatcttttgtattgctctcgtaaggtgttgtgaataatctaataaaaaaccgtgtgcatcctttggatgcagaagctgaggTGATAttccccccatttcgaaaaaaaactagAGATCGCTAGCAACGACGCCACAAGGAGTTTATGATGGCAGTAAAACTATGTGTGTACCAACTTGTTAGGACTCCAAGTGCACAGTAATGTAGCAAGGGGCTCTTTCCCCTCAAGGGTGACTCGTTATTTAGTTCTGAACACTCGGGGATCTCCTTGTTCTCTCTATTCTTCCTCCTAAACAACCTTGTAAAGCAAAGTTGATTGTCGTATGTTCTCAACTCTACCATGGAGGTCGTCAATCAACACAACTCATATATTAGTTTTGTATTAAACATGTGTCATAATAAGTAAGATAAATTCAATGCTAAACTGAAGTGTAGAATGAATATCTAATGTGCAAACCATAATAGGAAAACTAGAAGAATCTGGCGTGCTATGCCGCACCATTTTTGTTCTTCGCATTTTTTAAGTTGTCTGCACATAGTGAGATGATTTCATAAGTAACATCGATGCATGTGCAACTACAAACTTTTACAAACATTGGCATACCACTAGGAAGGTAAGGTGCGGCGACACCCGTCAGACTATATTGATGTTCGCAATGTATTGATAATACTTTTGAAAAGCATTGACAGCGGCTGGTGATCTCAAATGTAAGAAAAAAAATGATTAGATAGCGGTACTAACGCGGCATGTGCCGCATCGTTGGAGGTAAATATTTGCATCGGAAAATTTCAGGGGTAACATAGAAACAGGGAATAGTTGTTTCACCGCGAGTACGCCGACGGTAAAGAGAAATTATCTCCCGGTGATTACATATTGTTGGAAAATTACTGTGGAAAATTACTGTTCGGGCTGAAGGTTTGCGTCGAAGAATTACATTTGAGCGTGTCAAACAATGCTGGAAAAATAACGTCGAAAATATACGCACCGTTGTAGAGTTAAAATTGTAACGGTGGGAGTTAAATGTTTGCATCGGAATTTTTTTATCAAAGAAAATACAAACCGGGAATTACTATTCATCGCTAGGTTCACGGCAACGGCTGAGAACTTGCCACCGGAGGATTACGCACCGTTAGGAGCACTACTGGGAAATTACCAGCAGAAAATTAGTATTGAGGCTGAAGGTTTGCGTAAAAAAAGATTCACGATTAAAATATGCCGAATACTGCTGAAAGACTATCTTGGGGAAATCACACATCGCTGTAGAATTACTAGTGGATAATTCCCATCGAGTAATTATTGCTGGAGTTACTTTCCATCTTTGTGCCGTAGAAAATGCCGGTGTGTTGCGAGCTCATTGCCAAAAATAAGGCCCGAGAAAATTACGCACCATTGTGGAATTATTACTGGATAATTACGGTCGAGTAATTATTGTTGGAACTAAAGACTTGCATCGGAAAATGTCTAGCACAAGACCAAAAACGGCGTAGCTTTCAGGTAAAAAAAAAGAGATGAAATTACTGCTCGGCGTAGTTTGTTGTAGCAAGTGCAAATGTGGCAACCGCTGATTGGCTAAAAATGATGCTCTACAGTGCACGATGTGGTATATAGCGTTGATACAAAAGCAAGCAAGATAAAAGAAATTGTATGTTCAGAATAAATAATTTTAGAAAAAGTAAACGAGTATAAAGTGAATTAGAAAAGGTGTTCCTTATGATAGAAAAAACCGGTATCAGGTTCATGGAATCAATTAGCATATATCTTATAAACATGATGACCCGGATATAGCACTATAAGAAAACCCATGGGAAGTGGCAAGCTCGAGGATTTGCCTTAGCGGTTCTATGGCAACGGAGATAGGGGATCCCTTTGCCGAAACCCCACCGCCATGGTGCAAAGGAAAACCGGCCATGCCATTGAGGAGGACACCAGATGACGAGGTTTCAAGCAAGGCGTCAATCCAATTCTGAAATCCACATGGGAAACCACGTCTTTGAAAGAGATCAAGGAGGTATTCCCGTCTAACCGAATCGAGCACTCTACGGATGTCAAGCTTAGAAACGATCGCCGCGGTTTTACTCCTACAATCTCTCGGCCAAATTCTTGGCATAGAGGAAAATCTCTTTTTAATGAAGGTACTTTGTGCATTTCCGACTAGATCATCCGTGTGAGGCGCGATTTTGGCAATAATCTTGCACGTCGGAAGTCAAAAAGGGAGGGAAAAGGAGCGCGGAGCACATTCCTTTTGGTGAAAGGGCGGCGGAGAGTAAACGAAACGGCCAGATTCTGATGGGTCATCGGAACTCGGAAGGATGCCACTTCGCCGCAGTTGCTGGGCCACACACCCACAGCCAGCCAAGTCCAACGAGGAGGCGGAAGCGGCCGGGCCGGAGACATCCACGAGCCTCGGCTGCTAGGCCGGACGCGCAGGCCCCCCAGTCTAACGACTTGCCCAACTTGCCGGGAAAGATCCGTTCCGGGCAGCGCCCGCCACCGGAACCGGCCGTCCCCGTCGTCGCCATTGCACGCGTGAAAGATTCCTCGCCATTCCCGTCCCGATCTTTCCCTACATTTTTCCCCATTCGCTTTCACGAGCACCGGTCAATAGCAGTTAACTCGTGTGTAGTCCGGCCAATTCGGGTGGGCGGGTGGCGTGATCATGACGCGGCTGGTTTAGCATGAGCTAAACAGCTGCTAGTGGCTCTAGGTGCAGGGTGATCATGACATGACTAGGCACGATGGCGCGTGAGCGTGAGCGTGCATGATTCTTTCCTTGGCGGCTTCCTTTTTCCCGATTCCATAGCTCTCGCCTTCCCCAAGCAAAGCCCCTTATCCCGATTTGACCAGACCattcgccgccggcgccgggccAATTCTAAGGATGCAGGTGGACAAGTCCACGGAAGAGCCCGCTTCAGCCGCGTGAGCCGCTAGTGCAGAACGCAGGACAAGCAGGAGCCTGCGGACGCACCTACGCGGACAAGTGCAGGTATCGCGGGTTCCTGCGTCCGCGCTCGTTAGCTGCTGTGCGCTGCGTGCGCACGCGTTAGCTTATGTGGGCTCGCGTGCGTTACCTGTTGGCATGTGCGTCCGTGCTTTTTTGATGCTAATGTACTTGCAAGACTATCttgctacatttttttttttgaacaggatcTTGCTACATGACAGTATCCTATTTGCAAGACTAGCTAGATTGACATATATTACAGAGCAAAATCAATAATCTCAAAACGACTAGATTGGAGAAGTCTGAAATAATCTGAAAATTTCCAAATTGGAGTGTCATTACATGCTGAAATAATTAAGCAATTATATTGAAACCGTGGACAAATTTAAAACTCCAAGATTGGAGTGTGATTAGTAATACTTTGTAATACACATACTTGTAAAACGTTAAACAAATGTTCCGACCAGGTGAAAACACTGTGAAAGACATCAATAACCCTATCTAAAATTGGAATCTCGCGTTCGCACCAGCGTCATCCCTCTGCCGTCCACCGGCCAGCTACCACCGGAATCGATCCTCCTCCACCGGCCAGCTCCTCCGCCGCGCATGGCCGGTCCTGCTCGCTAATCGATCCACGTGTGCCGCTGGAATCCATTCACGCCGTGGGCGTCGCCTAGCTCGTCAATCGTTCCACGCACATCCACGTGGGTCGCCGGAATCCATCCACGTCGCGCGCGTGGCCCAGCTCGTCGGAAGCTCCAGGTCGCCCAGCTGCACTTCCTGGAAGCCAACCGCACCTACAGGTACACGCGCGCCCAACACCCACCCAAGAGAGCGTCGACTAGTACCTCCAGGTCCACGCGCCCTCATCATCGCTCCTTCTTCCTCGCTCAGTAGCACAGTAGATCGATATGGTTCTTCGACGAGGGAGATATCGCTAAAGAGGAAGGAAACATATCAGGTCAAAATCATATTACTGTCCCTAAAGAGGAAGGCATTGCTCTTACAGTTTTGGAAGATTTGTTTTGATGGTCGATGATGATTTACCTGCTGATTACGCCTTGCAGTTTTGGAGTAGAATTGAAGAATATCAATCTTCAAGACTAGTGATTGCGGTCAAAGCTTGTAACCTGGTGCTGTAGTTACATGTGTCAATCAGAACATAGTCTATAATGAGATTGTACTTTTTGTAACTACGGTTCCATGGTCAGTAAAATTGAAGCTGCAAGAATAAACAAACATGAAGGTTTCTCAGATTCGTGGATTTGAAGGTCATACCAGATCCTCCATATTATGAATTATAAATATTGTCATGAAGGTCCTGATGCCCTAAATCTGCTACCTATAAGTATTGAAGTAATGTCCCTTGAAGTAATGTTTAAAGTCTAAATCATAGCCTACAGGTCAGATCAGGTTACTTACAAATGGCCTTAACAGTCCTAGACACAATCATGCTAGTTCAGTTGTCCAAAACTGTAGTAGGAATGAACATGCAACCCACATGAGAGAAGACAAGCAATCAACAGGTTCGTGCTAACTGGTAATACTCCAGCCATTGATAGTACTCCATCACGCTGTAATCATTCCTATTCGACATGTTCATAGAGTAGTTGCCAACCTCGTCACAGTCCGCTGGGAACACAGCGCCGACGCCCGAGAAATCTAGGCCGCTCCCCACATCCaccacctcgccgtcgccgccgcatcCACCCAAGCCAAGGACGATGTTCTTGTCCTCCCCGCCGCTCACAGATCTTGGGGCGCCGCCAGCGCTTTAGGGAGACGCCAGTCGCCAGATATTGACTGAGGCGGCGCGGGGGATCCAGGTGGCGGCGTATGGCATGGAGtgtgaggagaaggcggcggcgtgggggaGCGGGCAGGCAGCGCCGTGGGCGGAGCAGGTTGCTGCATCGTGGGCGGAGCGTAGGCGCCGGCGGCGCAGGTGGGGATCGACGGAGCAGGCAGAAGCCTATCGTGTTTGATATGCGGTGCGGGCGGCGGGTCGAGAAGGCAAAGCAGGACTGGGCCACAAAGCCCAGTTTAGATTAGCAGGTTGTCCGCGACGCCACGAGGTGTTTTTTTGGTGGCGCGGCTTAGCGGGCCTGCGGAAGCCTGCGGCCACCCTCATCCGGAGCCAATTCGCCGGCTCGTCAACATGGGACCAGCCCTCTTCTCATTGCCAATtccgtcctcctccttctcccctgTTATCTCGTTCTAGCACGCGCCATGGGTGGACGAACGGACCCATGCGGTTTGTTCGGCCTCCGGTCCTCGCCCTCTGTTTCCATCGTCTCCCGCCCGCCATCGCCAACCGTGTCTGATTGGTCGCCGGTAGCATAATAATTCCCTAGTATATATATTGCGTCTGATCTCCCGAGGAAAGCGAGGGGGCTGCGCGCGGCTGGCCAGACGAGTGTAACAGAATTAGGTAGCGTTGCGTCTCGGGTTTCAGCTCAGCCTCAGGCTCCTCGCGTGACGATCGATGGAGAAGGGCGGCGGCAGGGGGCTGCCCTGCCGGCCCGCGGTCTGCGGCATCGTCGTCCTGCTCTGCGCCACCGCCTTCTCCTGCTCCCTCGCCGCCGAATTCCGCAGAGTCAAGGTCAGTAGCCACTCCTCTGCTCAAGCTGTGGCAAGCGACTCCGGTTCCCGGGATCTGAATCGTGTGTCCGTCGGTTGGTCGATCAGGATAAGGACATGAAGCTGGACGGCAGCCTCTGCTCCCTGCCCAAGAGCCCCGCCTTCGAGCTCGGCGTCGCCGCCATCGCCTTCCTCACCGTCGCGCAGCTCGTCGGCACCACCGCGGCGGCCACCACCATGCGCGCCTCCACCTGCTCCAAGCCCGGCAAGCCCGCGGTCACCAGAGGCCGCGCCGCGTCCGTCGCGCTACTGGTCCTCTCATGGTACGTATAGTAAGACCGCGCGCGGCGCGCGACACGCAAATACGCGCCAAAACGTCCACCTGAACTACGCGAATCCTGTGCGACGTACGGGAACCGGACCGCTGACGAGACCATGGTGATTGCAGGCTGTGCTTCGCGCTGGCCGTGGTCCTgctggcgacggcggcgagcATGAACAGCGGGCAGCGCTACGGCCGGGGCTGGATGGACGGCGACTGCTACGTCGCCAGGACGGGCGTcttcggcggcgccgccgcgctcgtcGTCGTCACGGCGCTCCTCATCCTCGGCCTCACCTTCGTCACCAAACCGGCGCCGGCTGGCATCTCGACGATGGCCGCCAGGTCGTGCGCCAGAGGAGACACCGCCTGCACAGCTACCATTCGTGTCGGCGCGGCAACGGGTGCGGACGCGGAACATCCGGGCGGGCGATCCAGGCAATGATCGACGCTGGCATCGCGCGCCGGATCGGACGCGGGGGCGGGTTTGGCCAATCGGTGGAGAGATCGATGGTACTACGCTTCGCTGTTCGTACCGCAAAGGCCAAAAGGGTAGTAAGCAGTGGGGTATCTCGCTCGGCTGGCAAAGCAAAGAAAAAGCAGCCAGACGGATAAACGATATACTGGAGTAGATTGGATTTAGATATTTTGAGCTGGGACACAGTACATACATCACTGACACACTTTAGTGACACGGCCGTGCAAATTGTAAATGATACCGAATCGGCGCAAgtcaaaggaagaaaagaaaacatggtACTACAGAAATTACGGAGTTCGTGTTATAATGCATGCCATTCTGGGCACCAACCATCCCTGCTAGTGTTTTTATTCATAAACGACGTGTTTATATTATGCACAAACCAAAAAGTCACCCAGAATAAAGTTGAAACAAAAGgcacgttagagcatctccagtcgcgtccccaaagcgtcccccaatccgatttggggcgcgtcggacaaaaaaacggttccagtcgcgtcccccaaagccgatttttgtccggcgcggcccgatacggtgtccgacgtcccaagcccgtccccgtcccacagggacgcaccgggcacgccagacacaacgaaaaCCGAGGCGAAGCGACACGGGTCcggcgcgtcagcggcacagggaaaattcgtctcccactcccgccaaatcccgcccctcccaCCACATCGCGCCTACCCGCCGCGtatttctggcctcccaacacatatcccgtcaccgattcatttctcctatcccgccgatttgtctTTAACTAACTATACTAAAAACTAAGAAAACTTTTTTGCACGATTCAAATTCTACTAACAAGAGTAGACATGCAAAATTTATGTTTGTTGCTGAAGGGAAAACCGTTCCAGCTGTTCCTGAATAGCTTCCTTTAAAAGGATTTCCGCTTGCTCGGTGAATGTCTTGCTATGAAATAGAGAGTGAATGAGAATATAGGGGttacttttattttcatttttccctTAAAAGATAGGCTTTCAAATTTCAAATAGGAGTCATGGAATAATGCTGAATTGAAGGCTATGTGGAGAGGTAGATAACTAGATTGGCATGTACTTAAAAAAAGGACTTACTTTATTTTATAATTCTACAAGGAAATCCTAAATTTTATAGCAATTCTACTACTCCAAAATAAAAAAGAACCCGCAAattcttttttgaaatttaaagtaAGCGCGCTATTctactccctcccgccgtccacccgccgccgctaccctctccccattccatggcgccgccgacagccccagcaaagatggccaagaaagcggccaagaagccgtcgGGCAATGAGAcaaaaggggcgaaagcgccgttcgtgaAGCTGCGGAAGGCGCcgactccgaagaagaagccggaaggatggaccgatgatCAATGGCAGAAAGattgtctgcgccggaagatggcgacggcggagcggaaaggacggagggcggcggagcaggagaagaaggctctggcggcgaggaagaggacgaagagggcggcgaggaagaggacgaggaggctaccactgacgatgatctcgtggaggtagacgtggATGGCGTGAGgactaggaagaagaagaagaagaagaaggtgtcgggcacacgaggcaccaagtggacggttttggaggatctatgtctgtgcgagtcgtgggcgacggtgagccatgactccatcatcggcgccaaccaaaaataccg includes:
- the LOC124688126 gene encoding protein MODIFYING WALL LIGNIN-1; translation: MEKGGGRGLPCRPAVCGIVVLLCATAFSCSLAAEFRRVKDKDMKLDGSLCSLPKSPAFELGVAAIAFLTVAQLVGTTAAATTMRASTCSKPGKPAVTRGRAASVALLVLSWLCFALAVVLLATAASMNSGQRYGRGWMDGDCYVARTGVFGGAAALVVVTALLILGLTFVTKPAPAGISTMAARSCARGDTACTATIRVGAATGADAEHPGGRSRQ